Proteins co-encoded in one Streptococcus pyogenes genomic window:
- the dexB gene encoding glucan 1,6-alpha-glucosidase DexB, whose amino-acid sequence MKKHWWHKATIYQIYPRSFKDTSGNGIGDLKGITSQLDYLQKLGITAIWLSPVYQSPMDDNGYDISDYEAIADVFGDMADMDELLAAANERGIKIIMDLVVNHTSDEHAWFVEARENPNSPERDYYIWRDEPNNLMSIFSGSAWELDEASGQYYLHLFSKKQPDLNWENAQLRQKIYDMMNFWIAKGIGGFRMDVIDLIGKVPDLEITGNGPRLHDYLKEMNQATFGNHDVMTVGETWGATPEIARQYSRPENKELSMVFQFEHVGLQHKPDAPKWDYAKELDVPALKAIFSKWQTELKLGEGWNSLFWNNHDLPRVLSIWGNDSTYREKSAKALAILLHLMRGTPYIYQGEEIGMTNYPFKDLTEVNDIESLNYAKEAMGNGVSAARVMDSIRKVGRDNARTPMQWSKDTHAGFSEAKETWLPVNPNYQDINVADALADPDSIFYTYQKLIALRKEQDWLVEADYHLLPTADKVFAYQRQLGEETYVIVVNVSDEEQVFATDLAGAQVIIANTDVDTVLETKHLQPWDAFCLKLKA is encoded by the coding sequence ATGAAGAAACACTGGTGGCATAAAGCTACGATTTATCAGATTTACCCAAGGTCCTTTAAAGACACCAGCGGCAATGGTATTGGTGATTTAAAAGGCATTACCAGTCAACTGGACTACTTGCAAAAACTTGGCATTACAGCCATTTGGTTATCTCCTGTTTACCAAAGTCCAATGGATGACAATGGTTATGACATCTCTGACTATGAAGCGATTGCTGATGTTTTTGGAGACATGGCAGATATGGATGAGCTCTTAGCAGCAGCTAATGAGCGAGGCATTAAGATTATCATGGACTTGGTGGTCAACCATACGTCTGATGAGCATGCTTGGTTTGTTGAAGCTAGAGAAAATCCCAATAGTCCTGAGCGTGATTACTATATTTGGCGTGACGAGCCAAACAACCTCATGTCTATTTTTTCAGGATCTGCTTGGGAATTGGATGAGGCATCAGGACAATATTACCTGCATTTGTTTAGCAAGAAACAGCCTGATTTGAACTGGGAAAATGCTCAGCTGCGCCAAAAAATTTACGATATGATGAATTTCTGGATTGCCAAAGGCATCGGTGGTTTTCGTATGGATGTGATTGACCTGATTGGGAAGGTTCCTGACTTGGAGATCACGGGTAACGGGCCGCGCTTACACGATTACCTCAAAGAAATGAATCAAGCAACCTTTGGCAACCATGACGTGATGACAGTCGGTGAGACTTGGGGAGCAACGCCTGAAATTGCTCGCCAGTATTCTCGCCCTGAAAACAAAGAGTTATCCATGGTCTTCCAATTTGAGCATGTGGGTCTTCAACATAAACCTGACGCTCCCAAGTGGGATTATGCCAAAGAATTAGACGTGCCTGCTCTGAAAGCTATTTTTAGCAAGTGGCAGACAGAATTAAAGTTAGGAGAAGGCTGGAATTCGCTTTTTTGGAATAACCATGACTTGCCACGGGTCTTATCCATTTGGGGCAATGACAGCACTTACCGAGAAAAATCAGCCAAGGCTTTAGCTATTTTACTGCATTTGATGCGAGGAACCCCTTACATTTACCAAGGAGAAGAGATTGGCATGACCAATTATCCTTTTAAAGACTTAACCGAGGTTAATGATATTGAGTCCCTTAACTATGCTAAGGAAGCTATGGGAAATGGAGTGTCAGCTGCGCGTGTGATGGATAGCATCCGTAAGGTAGGACGAGACAATGCTAGAACGCCGATGCAGTGGTCTAAGGACACACATGCTGGCTTTTCTGAAGCAAAAGAGACTTGGTTGCCGGTCAACCCCAACTACCAAGACATCAATGTGGCCGATGCCCTTGCTGATCCAGACTCTATTTTTTACACCTACCAAAAATTGATTGCCTTGCGTAAGGAGCAAGACTGGCTAGTTGAAGCGGATTATCACCTCTTGCCAACAGCTGATAAAGTGTTTGCTTATCAGCGTCAGCTTGGAGAAGAGACGTATGTGATTGTTGTCAATGTGTCTGATGAGGAGCAAGTCTTTGCCACAGACTTAGCAGGTGCACAAGTGATCATCGCCAATACAGATGTGGACACGGTATTAGAGACCAAGCACTTACAACCTTGGGATGCCTTTTGTCTCAAACTGAAGGCCTAG
- a CDS encoding ABC transporter ATP-binding protein codes for MVELNLNHIYKKYPNTTHYAVEDFDLDIKDKEFIVFVGPSGCGKSTTLRMIAGLEDISEGELKIGGEVVNDKSPKDRDIAMVFQNYALYPHMTVYDNMAFGLKLRKYKKDDIDRRVKEAAQILGLTEFLERKPADLSGGQRQRVAMGRAIVRDAKVFLMDEPLSNLDAKLRVSMRAEIAKIHRRIGSTTIYVTHDQTEAMTLADRIVIMSATKNPQGNGTIGKIEQVGSPQELYNLPANKFVAGFIGSPAMNFFEVEVKDGRIVSEDGLDIAIPEGQAKMLEAAGYKGEKVTFGIRPEDISSRQIVHDTYPSATVTAEVLVSELLGSETMLYVKLGQTEFASRVDARDFHSPGEQVSLTFNVAKGHFFDRDTEQAIR; via the coding sequence ATGGTTGAATTAAATCTAAATCACATCTATAAAAAATACCCAAATACTACTCATTATGCCGTTGAAGATTTTGACTTAGACATTAAAGACAAAGAATTTATCGTCTTTGTTGGACCTTCAGGATGTGGTAAATCGACTACTCTTCGTATGATTGCAGGTCTTGAGGACATTTCTGAAGGAGAGTTAAAAATCGGTGGCGAAGTGGTGAATGACAAGTCTCCTAAAGACCGTGATATTGCCATGGTCTTTCAAAACTACGCCCTTTACCCACACATGACTGTGTATGATAACATGGCCTTTGGTTTGAAATTACGTAAGTACAAAAAAGATGATATTGACCGTCGTGTCAAGGAAGCTGCGCAGATTCTTGGTTTGACCGAATTTTTAGAGCGTAAACCGGCTGACCTGTCTGGTGGTCAACGTCAGCGTGTTGCCATGGGGCGTGCTATTGTCCGTGATGCTAAGGTATTCTTGATGGATGAGCCTTTGTCAAACTTGGATGCGAAGCTTCGTGTGTCTATGCGTGCTGAAATTGCTAAAATTCACCGTCGTATCGGCTCAACAACTATTTACGTTACCCATGACCAAACCGAAGCCATGACTTTGGCAGACCGTATCGTTATCATGAGTGCCACTAAAAACCCTCAAGGTAATGGAACGATTGGTAAAATTGAGCAAGTCGGCTCGCCACAAGAATTGTACAACCTTCCAGCTAATAAATTCGTTGCCGGTTTTATCGGAAGCCCTGCCATGAACTTTTTTGAAGTGGAAGTTAAAGATGGCCGCATTGTGAGTGAAGATGGTCTTGACATTGCTATTCCAGAAGGACAAGCAAAAATGCTTGAAGCTGCTGGTTACAAGGGGGAAAAAGTCACTTTTGGTATTCGTCCAGAAGACATTTCTAGTAGACAAATCGTGCATGATACTTATCCAAGTGCAACTGTCACAGCAGAAGTTTTGGTTTCTGAGTTACTGGGCTCTGAGACGATGCTCTATGTCAAGCTTGGACAAACTGAGTTTGCTTCTCGTGTAGATGCGCGTGATTTCCATAGTCCAGGGGAGCAAGTTAGCTTGACCTTTAATGTGGCTAAGGGGCATTTCTTTGACAGAGATACCGAACAAGCTATTCGTTAA
- a CDS encoding helix-turn-helix domain-containing protein, whose product MELKDYFPEMQVGPHPLGDKDWMSIKEGDQYVHFPKSCLSEKERLLLEVGLGQCEVLQPLGSPWQRYLLDHQGNPPQLYETSQFIYLNHQQALPDDLVELLQQMIAGLEVILPISATQTAFLCRQAISIKVLRWLEDLLPTLESDFGLALTMFVGNAWYQVAAGTLRECFEEECQLLTAYLRQQSGRKLLTFSGLMLWSLLSHHTFLALTRQFHQFLSPQSDMADVVHALWSEHGNLVQTAQRLYIHRNSLQYKLDKFAQQSGLHLKQLDDLAFAHLFLLKY is encoded by the coding sequence ATGGAGCTAAAAGACTATTTTCCAGAGATGCAAGTAGGCCCTCATCCGTTAGGAGATAAAGATTGGATGAGTATCAAAGAAGGGGACCAATATGTGCATTTTCCCAAATCATGTTTATCCGAAAAAGAGCGCTTATTACTTGAGGTGGGGCTGGGTCAGTGTGAGGTCTTGCAGCCGCTAGGGTCACCTTGGCAGCGGTATTTGCTTGATCATCAGGGCAATCCCCCTCAGCTGTATGAGACTTCTCAGTTCATTTACCTTAATCATCAGCAGGCTTTACCAGATGACTTAGTTGAGTTGCTCCAACAAATGATTGCAGGGCTTGAAGTCATTTTGCCTATCAGTGCAACCCAAACGGCATTTTTATGCCGACAAGCAATCTCAATAAAGGTCTTGCGCTGGCTTGAAGATCTCCTGCCAACGCTAGAAAGTGATTTTGGTTTGGCCTTAACCATGTTTGTTGGAAATGCCTGGTATCAGGTAGCTGCGGGTACATTGAGAGAGTGTTTTGAGGAGGAATGTCAGCTGTTAACGGCCTATTTAAGGCAACAATCAGGCAGAAAATTATTAACATTTTCAGGACTGATGCTGTGGTCTTTGCTGTCGCACCACACTTTTTTGGCATTGACGCGTCAGTTTCACCAATTCCTAAGTCCTCAAAGTGATATGGCCGATGTGGTTCACGCGCTATGGTCAGAACACGGCAATCTGGTGCAGACAGCGCAGCGCTTGTATATTCACCGTAACTCCTTGCAATACAAACTTGATAAATTTGCTCAGCAATCAGGACTCCACTTGAAGCAATTGGATGATTTAGCCTTTGCTCATCTCTTTTTGTTGAAATATTAG
- the ska gene encoding streptokinase — protein sequence MKNYLSIGVIALLFALTFGTVKSVQAIAGYGWLPDRPPINNSQLVVSMAGIVEGTDKKVFINFFEIDLTSQPAHGGKTEQGLSPKSKPFATDNGAMPHKLEKADLLKAIQKQLIANVHSNDGYFEVIDFASDATITDRNGKVYFADKDGSVTLPTQPVQEFLLKGHVRVRPYKEKPVQNQAKSVDVEYTVQFTPLNPDDDFRPGLKDTKLLKTLAIGDTITSQELLAQAQSILNKTHPGYTIYERDSSIVTHDNDIFRTILPMDQEFTYHVKNREQAYEINPKTGIKEKTNNTDLVSEKYYVLKQGEKPYDPFDRSHLKLFTIKYVDVNTNELLKSEQLLTASERNLDFRDLYDPRDKAKLLYNNLDAFDIMNYTLTGKVEDNHDKNNRVVTVYMGKRPKGAKGSYHLAYDKDLYTEEERKAYSYLRDTGTPIPDNPKDK from the coding sequence ATGAAAAATTACTTATCTATTGGAGTGATTGCACTGCTGTTTGCATTAACATTTGGAACAGTCAAGTCGGTCCAAGCTATTGCTGGGTATGGATGGCTACCAGACCGTCCACCTATCAATAACAGCCAGTTAGTTGTTAGTATGGCCGGTATCGTTGAAGGTACCGATAAAAAAGTTTTTATAAATTTTTTTGAAATCGATCTAACATCACAACCTGCTCACGGAGGAAAGACAGAGCAGGGCTTAAGTCCAAAATCAAAACCATTTGCTACAGATAATGGCGCAATGCCACATAAACTTGAAAAAGCTGACTTATTAAAAGCTATTCAAAAACAGCTGATCGCTAACGTTCACAGTAACGACGGCTACTTTGAGGTCATTGATTTTGCAAGCGATGCAACCATTACTGATCGAAACGGCAAGGTCTACTTTGCTGACAAAGATGGTTCGGTAACCTTGCCGACCCAACCTGTCCAAGAATTTTTGTTAAAGGGACATGTGCGCGTTAGACCATATAAAGAAAAACCAGTACAAAATCAAGCAAAATCTGTTGATGTAGAATATACTGTACAGTTTACTCCTTTAAACCCTGATGACGATTTCAGACCAGGGCTCAAAGATACTAAGCTATTGAAAACACTAGCTATCGGTGACACCATCACATCTCAAGAATTACTAGCTCAAGCACAAAGCATTTTAAACAAAACCCACCCAGGCTATACGATTTATGAACGTGACTCCTCAATCGTCACTCATGACAATGACATTTTCCGTACGATTTTACCAATGGATCAAGAGTTTACTTACCATGTCAAAAATCGGGAACAAGCTTATGAGATCAATCCTAAAACAGGTATTAAAGAAAAAACGAACAACACTGATCTGGTCTCTGAGAAATATTACGTCCTTAAACAAGGGGAAAAGCCGTATGATCCCTTTGATCGCAGTCACTTGAAACTGTTCACCATCAAATACGTTGATGTCAACACCAACGAATTGCTAAAAAGCGAGCAGCTCTTAACAGCTAGCGAACGTAACTTAGACTTCAGAGATTTATACGATCCTCGTGATAAGGCTAAACTACTCTACAACAATCTCGATGCTTTTGATATCATGAACTATACCTTAACTGGAAAAGTAGAGGATAATCACGATAAGAATAATCGTGTCGTTACAGTTTATATGGGCAAGCGCCCTAAAGGGGCAAAGGGTAGCTATCATTTAGCTTATGATAAAGATCTCTATACCGAAGAAGAACGAAAAGCTTACAGCTACCTGCGTGATACAGGGACACCTATACCTGATAACCCTAAAGACAAATAA
- the dtd gene encoding D-aminoacyl-tRNA deacylase, translating to MKLVLQRVKEASVSIDGKIAGAINQGLLLLVGVGPDDNAEDLAYAVRKIVNMRIFSDADGKMNQSIQDIKGSILSVSQFTLYADTKKGNRPAFTGAAKPDLASQLYDSFNEQLAEFVPVERGVFGADMQVSLINDGPVTIILDTKCH from the coding sequence ATGAAACTTGTCTTGCAACGGGTCAAAGAGGCCTCTGTTTCTATTGATGGGAAAATTGCTGGCGCTATTAATCAAGGGTTGTTGTTGTTAGTAGGTGTGGGACCAGATGATAATGCAGAAGATTTGGCTTACGCTGTGCGAAAAATAGTCAACATGCGCATTTTTTCAGATGCTGATGGCAAGATGAACCAGTCTATCCAAGACATCAAGGGCAGTATCTTATCTGTGTCGCAATTTACCCTTTATGCTGACACCAAAAAGGGAAACCGTCCTGCCTTTACTGGTGCTGCTAAGCCAGATTTGGCTAGTCAGTTGTATGATAGCTTTAATGAACAATTGGCAGAGTTTGTGCCAGTTGAGCGTGGCGTTTTTGGGGCAGATATGCAGGTTAGTCTCATCAATGATGGACCAGTTACGATTATTTTAGACACGAAATGTCACTAG